Proteins encoded together in one Impatiens glandulifera chromosome 1, dImpGla2.1, whole genome shotgun sequence window:
- the LOC124920259 gene encoding uncharacterized protein LOC124920259, which translates to MACLRVSRFQVGAKSVLLVKEKHSIGKPSIPIVCNRCSKSRSHHLRVVANPNFTETGAFLRSNQANLAIPWESIPIDDVDEKEKEREITSERLDQWLRESVTEIVSNIDEAPFLMQIQSNGEMVMVKAIPNGWSEIKQRWESGRCRKPNGIILVKELESCSIEDDDDNGDGNSSNTKVWGILIQGKGVNSACYVLKTCRVKSTFGYSTHFYVFRMDSFQESLENQLKNLWLV; encoded by the exons ATGGCGTGTTTGAGAGTCAGTAGATTTCAAGTTGGAGCTAAATCGGTTTTATTGGTGAAGGAAAAACACAGCATCGGAAAACCTTCTATTCCGATCGTATGTAATCGCTGTTCGAAATCGAGATCGCATCATCTGAGAGTTGTAGCTAATCCTAATTTCACCGAAACCGGAGCTTTTTTAAGATCGAATCAAGCTAATTTGGCAATTCCATGGGAGAGTATTCCAATTGACGATGTTGatgagaaggagaaggagaggGAGATTACTTCTGAAAGACTCGATCAATGGTTGAGAGAATCAGTCACAGAG ATTGTTAGCAATATAGACGAGGCGCCTTTCCTGATGCAAATACAATCGAATGGGGAGATGGTGATGGTGAAAGCAATACCAAATGGATGGTCGGAGATAAAACAGAGGTGGGAAAGTGGGAGGTGTCGAAAGCCGAATGGAATAATCTTAGTTAAAGAACTCGAGTCTTGTTCGatagaagatgatgatgataacgGAGATGGGAATTCGTCGAATACTAAGGTTTGGGGGATATTGATTCAAGGGAAAGGAGTGAACTCTGCTTGTTATGTGCTCAAGACATGTAGAGTTAAGTCTACTTTTGGGTACTCTACTCATTTTTATGTGTTTAGAATGGATTCTTTTCAAGAGAGTCTTGAAAACCAGCTTAAAAATTTATggttggtttag
- the LOC124920257 gene encoding paladin-like isoform X2 — MEARLKEDILLESSRYGNKILVTDELPDGQMVDQWEPITNDSVKTPLEVYEELQAHGYLVDYERIPITDEKSPKEQDFDSLFKKILRADISTEVIFNCQMGRGRTTTGMVIATLVYLNRIGASGIPRSNSIGRISGHSSSISDNLLNSEEAIRRGEYGVIRSLIRVLEGGLEGKRQVDKVIDKCAAMQNLREAIATYRNSILRQTDEMKREASLSFFVEYLERYYFLICFSVYLHTERTTLSPESSGQSSFIDWMKARPELYSILRRLLRRDPMGALGYTNSNLSGLRVIESADGRPCEMSVVAALRNGEVLGRQTVLKSDRCPGYQNPNLPDRVDGAPNFREIPGFPVYGVANPTIDGIRSVIRRIYRSNDGIPVLWHNMREEPVIYINGKPFVLREVERPYKNMLEYTGIDRERVERMEDRLKEDILRESKKYGGAIMVIHETDDGKIFDAWEQVSSDAIQTPLDVFSSLEAEGFPIKYARMPITDGKAPKSSDFDKLALNISSASKDTAFVFNCQMGIGRTTTGTVIACLLKLRIDYGRPIRILVDSNPREETDGDISSGDETMNASISTMVGPGKESKHAFVIDDILLLWKITRLFDNGVDCREALDVIIDKCSSLQNIRQAVLQYRKVFNQQNVEPRERRVALNRGAEYLERYFRLIAFAAYLGSESFDGFCEKGSQSRMTFKNWLHQRPEVQAMKWSIRLRPGRFFTVPEELRAPHESQHGDAVMEAIVRDRNGSVLGKGSILKMYFFPGQRTSSSIQIHGAPHVYKVDGYPVYSMATPTIMGAKEMLSYLGTQPNTAGEGLVRKVIITDLREEAVVYINGTPFVLRELNKPVDTLKHVGITGPVVEHMEARLKEDILCEIKQSGGRMLLHREEYSPASHQASVIGLWENIFPDDVKTPAEVYAALKDEGYNIEYSRIPLTREREALASDVDAIQYCKDDSAGSYLFVSHTGFGGVSYAMAIICIRLDSEAKGPTNAHSFLQPYRISDEEARRNGDYRDILNLTRVLPCGPQSKEDVDVIIERCAGAGHLKDDIVYYNKELEKLSDGDDDQKSFLMYMGIKALRRYFFLITFRSYLYSTSATETTFSSWMNARPELGHICNNLKIDK; from the exons ATGGAAGCTCGTCTGAAGGAAGATATTCTTCTAGAATCTTCGAG ATACGGAAATAAGATTCTTGTAACTGATGAACTGCCAGACGGTCAGATGGTTGATCAGTGGGAACCAATAACAAATGATTCTGTTAAAACACCACTTgag GTGTATGAAGAGCTACAAGCACATGGTTATCTTGTTGACTATGAACGTATTCCAATAACAGATGAAAAATCACCCAAGGAGCAGGATTTTGATAGTTTG TTTAAGAAAATTTTGCGAGCCGATATTAGTACAGAGGTGATCTTTAATTGTCAAATGGGACGTGGTAGAACTACAACTGGAATGGTCATTGCGACCTTGGTTTATCTTAACCGAATTGGGGCTTCTG GTATTCCAAGGTCTAATTCAATCGGGAGAATTTCAGGACACAGTTCCTCAATTTCAGACAATTTATTGAACTCAGAGGAGGCAATTCGCAGAGGAGAATATGGAGTTATTAGAAGTCTGATTCGGGTTCTTgag GGTGGTCTTGAAGGAAAAAGGCAAGTGGACAAAGTAATTGATAAGTGTGCTGCTATGCAG AACCTACGTGAAGCTATTGCTACATATCGTAATAGTATTTTGCGTCAAACAGATGAGATGAAGAGGGAGGCATCACTTTCCTTTTTTGTGGAATACCTCGAAAGATATTATTTCCTCATATGTTTCTCTGTTTACCTCCATACTGAAAGAACCACACTCTCACCCGAATCCTCTGGTCAAAGCAGTTTTATTGACTGGATGAAAGCAAGGCCAGAGTTGTACAGTATCCTTCGCAG GTTGCTTAGGAGAGATCCAATGGGTGCACTTGGTTACACCAACTCTAATCTATCGGGGCTTAGAGTTATTGAATCTGCTGATGGCCGCCCTTGTGAGATGAGTGTCGTTGCAGCCTTAAGGAACGGTGAAGTGCTTGGGCGTCAAACTGTCCTTAAGAGTGACCGCTGCCCTGGCTATCAAAACCCTAATTTACCAGATAGAGTTGACGGTGCACCAAATTTTAGGGAAATACCTGGATTTCCCGTTTATGGTGTTGCAAATCCAACCATAGATGGCATTCGATCTGTCATCAGGAGAATATATAGATCTAATGATGGAATACCTGTACTTTGGCACAACATGAGAGAAGAACCTGTTATTTATATCAATGGCAAGCCATTTGTACTTCGTGAGGTTGAAAGACCCTATAAGAACATGCTTGAGTATACG GGAATTGATCGTGAGAGAGTTGAGAGGATGGAAGACCGACTAAAGGAAGATATACTGCGGGAATCTAAGAAGTATGGTGGTGCTATAATGGTTATCCATGAAACTGATGATGGGAAAATATTTGATGCTTGGGAACAAGTGAGTTCTGATGCAATCCAGACCCCATTGGATGTTTTCTCATCTTTGGAGGCTGAGGGATTCCCTATCAAGTATGCCCGTATGCCAATAACTGATGGAAAAGCTCCAAAAAGTTCGGACTTTGACAAATTGGCTCTGAATATTTCATCAGCTTCTAAGGATACTGCTTTTGTTTTCAATTGCCAG ATGGGTATAGGGAGGACAACCACTGGTACTGTAATTGCTTGTCTTTTGAAGCTTCGAATTGATTATGGTCGACCAATCAGAATCCTAGTTGACAGTAATCCTCGTGAAGAAACAGATGGTGACATATCAAGCGGTGATGAAACTATGAATGCTTCAATTTCTACAATGGTTGGACCTGGAAAGGAGAGCAAGCATGCTTTCGTGATAGATGATATATTATTGTTGTGGAAGATTACAAGATTATTTGATAACGGGGTTGACTGTAGGGAGGCTTTAGatgttattattgataaatgcTCCTCTCTGCAGAATATACGCCAAGCTGTATTACAGTATAGAAAGGTATTTAATCAACAAAATGTAGAGCCAAGAGAAAGGAGAGTGGCTTTGAATCGAGGGGCAGAGTACCTTGAACGTTATTTTCGTTTAATTGCTTTTGCTGCATATCTTGGAAGTGAATCTTTTGATGGGTTCTGTGAAAAAGGCAGCCAATCTaggatgacattcaaaaactgGTTACATCAAAGACCGGAAGTGCAAGCAATGAAATGGAGCATAAGATTGAGACCTGGACGCTTTTTCACAGTCCCT GAGGAGTTGAGAGCACCACATGAATCTCAACATGGAGATGCAGTGATGGAGGCTATTGTACGGGATCGTAATGGTTCAGTGCTAGGGAAGGGCTCTATACTGAAGATGTATTTCTTTCCTGGTCAAAGAACTTCAAGTAGTATCCAAATCCATGGTGCACCGCATGTTTACAAG GTGGATGGTTACCCTGTCTATAGTATGGCAACTCCAACAATTATGGGTGCGAAAGAGATGCTATCATATCTAGGCACCCAACCAAACACTGCAGGAGAAGGGCTTGTCCGCAAAGTGATTATAACTGACCTAAGAGAAGAAGCTGTAGTTTACATAAACGGCACACCATTTGTTCTTAGGGAACTGAATAAACCAGTTGATACACTCAAACATGTGGGAATCACTGGTCCCGTG GTGGAACACATGGAAGCTCGACTTAAAGAAGATATACTATGCGAAATCAAGCAATCTGGAGGGAGAATGCTTTTGCACCGCGAAGAATACAGCCCAGCTTCACATCAGGCTAGTGTGATTGGTCTTTGGGAGAACATATTTCCAGATGATGTGAAAACTCCTGCAGAAGTATATGCTGCATTAAAGGATGAGGGTTATAATATTGAGTATAGCAGGATACCGTTAACAAGAGAaagagaagctttagcttctgaTGTTGATGCAATTCAATACTGTAAAGATGA CTCTGCAGGTTCTTATCTGTTTGTATCGCACACAGGATTTGGAGGGGTTTCATATGCGATGGCTATTATTTGTATAAGACTTGATTCTGAAGCAAAAGGTCCTACAAATGCTCATTCGTTTCTTCAACCTTATCGAATCTCTGATGAAGAGGCTCGTCGAAATGGTGACTATCGAGACATACTAAATCTCACTAGAGTCCTACCATGTGGCCCCCAAAGTAAAGAAGATGTTGATGTTATCATAGAAAG GTGTGCGGGTGCTGGGCATCTGAAAGATGATATCGTGTATTACAACAAGGAACTTGAGAAGCTGTCTGATGGAGATGATGATCAAAAATCGTTCCTCATGTATATGGGTATCAAGGCTTTAAG GCGATACTTCTTCCTGATAACTTTTAGATCCTATCTTTACTCCACATCAGCTACAGAGACTACATTCTCATCTTGGATGAACGCCAGGCCTGAACTCGGACACATTTGCAATAACCTGAAGATTGATAAATGA
- the LOC124920257 gene encoding paladin-like isoform X1 — MLIPKELEQVMRQRGGSVLGKKTILKSDHFPGCQNKRLSPQIDGAPNYRQAESLHVHGVAIPTVDGIRNVLNHIEAKIEGKQMRVLWISLREEPVVYVNGRPFVLRDVERPFSNLEYTGINRDRVEQMEARLKEDILLESSRYGNKILVTDELPDGQMVDQWEPITNDSVKTPLEVYEELQAHGYLVDYERIPITDEKSPKEQDFDSLFKKILRADISTEVIFNCQMGRGRTTTGMVIATLVYLNRIGASGIPRSNSIGRISGHSSSISDNLLNSEEAIRRGEYGVIRSLIRVLEGGLEGKRQVDKVIDKCAAMQNLREAIATYRNSILRQTDEMKREASLSFFVEYLERYYFLICFSVYLHTERTTLSPESSGQSSFIDWMKARPELYSILRRLLRRDPMGALGYTNSNLSGLRVIESADGRPCEMSVVAALRNGEVLGRQTVLKSDRCPGYQNPNLPDRVDGAPNFREIPGFPVYGVANPTIDGIRSVIRRIYRSNDGIPVLWHNMREEPVIYINGKPFVLREVERPYKNMLEYTGIDRERVERMEDRLKEDILRESKKYGGAIMVIHETDDGKIFDAWEQVSSDAIQTPLDVFSSLEAEGFPIKYARMPITDGKAPKSSDFDKLALNISSASKDTAFVFNCQMGIGRTTTGTVIACLLKLRIDYGRPIRILVDSNPREETDGDISSGDETMNASISTMVGPGKESKHAFVIDDILLLWKITRLFDNGVDCREALDVIIDKCSSLQNIRQAVLQYRKVFNQQNVEPRERRVALNRGAEYLERYFRLIAFAAYLGSESFDGFCEKGSQSRMTFKNWLHQRPEVQAMKWSIRLRPGRFFTVPEELRAPHESQHGDAVMEAIVRDRNGSVLGKGSILKMYFFPGQRTSSSIQIHGAPHVYKVDGYPVYSMATPTIMGAKEMLSYLGTQPNTAGEGLVRKVIITDLREEAVVYINGTPFVLRELNKPVDTLKHVGITGPVVEHMEARLKEDILCEIKQSGGRMLLHREEYSPASHQASVIGLWENIFPDDVKTPAEVYAALKDEGYNIEYSRIPLTREREALASDVDAIQYCKDDSAGSYLFVSHTGFGGVSYAMAIICIRLDSEAKGPTNAHSFLQPYRISDEEARRNGDYRDILNLTRVLPCGPQSKEDVDVIIERCAGAGHLKDDIVYYNKELEKLSDGDDDQKSFLMYMGIKALRRYFFLITFRSYLYSTSATETTFSSWMNARPELGHICNNLKIDK; from the exons ATGTTGATACCCAAAGAACTCGAGCAGGTGATGCGACAGAGAGGTGGGTCCGTTCTGGGTAAGAAGACCATTCTCAAGAGCGATCATTTTCCTGGTTGCCAAAACAAGCGTTTATCTCCTCAGATTGATGGAGCCCCCAATTATCGCCAG GCTGAATCTTTGCATGTTCATGGTGTTGCGATCCCCACTGTGGATGGTATTCGGAATGTTCTCAACCATATTGAAGCTAAAATAGAAGGGAAACAAATGCGTGTGCTTTGGATTAGTCTTCGTGAGGAACCG GTGGTTTATGTTAATGGGCGCCCCTTTGTTTTGCGGGATGTAGAGAGACCCTTCTCCAACCTAGAGTACACG GGCATCAACAGGGATAGGGTGGAGCAAATGGAAGCTCGTCTGAAGGAAGATATTCTTCTAGAATCTTCGAG ATACGGAAATAAGATTCTTGTAACTGATGAACTGCCAGACGGTCAGATGGTTGATCAGTGGGAACCAATAACAAATGATTCTGTTAAAACACCACTTgag GTGTATGAAGAGCTACAAGCACATGGTTATCTTGTTGACTATGAACGTATTCCAATAACAGATGAAAAATCACCCAAGGAGCAGGATTTTGATAGTTTG TTTAAGAAAATTTTGCGAGCCGATATTAGTACAGAGGTGATCTTTAATTGTCAAATGGGACGTGGTAGAACTACAACTGGAATGGTCATTGCGACCTTGGTTTATCTTAACCGAATTGGGGCTTCTG GTATTCCAAGGTCTAATTCAATCGGGAGAATTTCAGGACACAGTTCCTCAATTTCAGACAATTTATTGAACTCAGAGGAGGCAATTCGCAGAGGAGAATATGGAGTTATTAGAAGTCTGATTCGGGTTCTTgag GGTGGTCTTGAAGGAAAAAGGCAAGTGGACAAAGTAATTGATAAGTGTGCTGCTATGCAG AACCTACGTGAAGCTATTGCTACATATCGTAATAGTATTTTGCGTCAAACAGATGAGATGAAGAGGGAGGCATCACTTTCCTTTTTTGTGGAATACCTCGAAAGATATTATTTCCTCATATGTTTCTCTGTTTACCTCCATACTGAAAGAACCACACTCTCACCCGAATCCTCTGGTCAAAGCAGTTTTATTGACTGGATGAAAGCAAGGCCAGAGTTGTACAGTATCCTTCGCAG GTTGCTTAGGAGAGATCCAATGGGTGCACTTGGTTACACCAACTCTAATCTATCGGGGCTTAGAGTTATTGAATCTGCTGATGGCCGCCCTTGTGAGATGAGTGTCGTTGCAGCCTTAAGGAACGGTGAAGTGCTTGGGCGTCAAACTGTCCTTAAGAGTGACCGCTGCCCTGGCTATCAAAACCCTAATTTACCAGATAGAGTTGACGGTGCACCAAATTTTAGGGAAATACCTGGATTTCCCGTTTATGGTGTTGCAAATCCAACCATAGATGGCATTCGATCTGTCATCAGGAGAATATATAGATCTAATGATGGAATACCTGTACTTTGGCACAACATGAGAGAAGAACCTGTTATTTATATCAATGGCAAGCCATTTGTACTTCGTGAGGTTGAAAGACCCTATAAGAACATGCTTGAGTATACG GGAATTGATCGTGAGAGAGTTGAGAGGATGGAAGACCGACTAAAGGAAGATATACTGCGGGAATCTAAGAAGTATGGTGGTGCTATAATGGTTATCCATGAAACTGATGATGGGAAAATATTTGATGCTTGGGAACAAGTGAGTTCTGATGCAATCCAGACCCCATTGGATGTTTTCTCATCTTTGGAGGCTGAGGGATTCCCTATCAAGTATGCCCGTATGCCAATAACTGATGGAAAAGCTCCAAAAAGTTCGGACTTTGACAAATTGGCTCTGAATATTTCATCAGCTTCTAAGGATACTGCTTTTGTTTTCAATTGCCAG ATGGGTATAGGGAGGACAACCACTGGTACTGTAATTGCTTGTCTTTTGAAGCTTCGAATTGATTATGGTCGACCAATCAGAATCCTAGTTGACAGTAATCCTCGTGAAGAAACAGATGGTGACATATCAAGCGGTGATGAAACTATGAATGCTTCAATTTCTACAATGGTTGGACCTGGAAAGGAGAGCAAGCATGCTTTCGTGATAGATGATATATTATTGTTGTGGAAGATTACAAGATTATTTGATAACGGGGTTGACTGTAGGGAGGCTTTAGatgttattattgataaatgcTCCTCTCTGCAGAATATACGCCAAGCTGTATTACAGTATAGAAAGGTATTTAATCAACAAAATGTAGAGCCAAGAGAAAGGAGAGTGGCTTTGAATCGAGGGGCAGAGTACCTTGAACGTTATTTTCGTTTAATTGCTTTTGCTGCATATCTTGGAAGTGAATCTTTTGATGGGTTCTGTGAAAAAGGCAGCCAATCTaggatgacattcaaaaactgGTTACATCAAAGACCGGAAGTGCAAGCAATGAAATGGAGCATAAGATTGAGACCTGGACGCTTTTTCACAGTCCCT GAGGAGTTGAGAGCACCACATGAATCTCAACATGGAGATGCAGTGATGGAGGCTATTGTACGGGATCGTAATGGTTCAGTGCTAGGGAAGGGCTCTATACTGAAGATGTATTTCTTTCCTGGTCAAAGAACTTCAAGTAGTATCCAAATCCATGGTGCACCGCATGTTTACAAG GTGGATGGTTACCCTGTCTATAGTATGGCAACTCCAACAATTATGGGTGCGAAAGAGATGCTATCATATCTAGGCACCCAACCAAACACTGCAGGAGAAGGGCTTGTCCGCAAAGTGATTATAACTGACCTAAGAGAAGAAGCTGTAGTTTACATAAACGGCACACCATTTGTTCTTAGGGAACTGAATAAACCAGTTGATACACTCAAACATGTGGGAATCACTGGTCCCGTG GTGGAACACATGGAAGCTCGACTTAAAGAAGATATACTATGCGAAATCAAGCAATCTGGAGGGAGAATGCTTTTGCACCGCGAAGAATACAGCCCAGCTTCACATCAGGCTAGTGTGATTGGTCTTTGGGAGAACATATTTCCAGATGATGTGAAAACTCCTGCAGAAGTATATGCTGCATTAAAGGATGAGGGTTATAATATTGAGTATAGCAGGATACCGTTAACAAGAGAaagagaagctttagcttctgaTGTTGATGCAATTCAATACTGTAAAGATGA CTCTGCAGGTTCTTATCTGTTTGTATCGCACACAGGATTTGGAGGGGTTTCATATGCGATGGCTATTATTTGTATAAGACTTGATTCTGAAGCAAAAGGTCCTACAAATGCTCATTCGTTTCTTCAACCTTATCGAATCTCTGATGAAGAGGCTCGTCGAAATGGTGACTATCGAGACATACTAAATCTCACTAGAGTCCTACCATGTGGCCCCCAAAGTAAAGAAGATGTTGATGTTATCATAGAAAG GTGTGCGGGTGCTGGGCATCTGAAAGATGATATCGTGTATTACAACAAGGAACTTGAGAAGCTGTCTGATGGAGATGATGATCAAAAATCGTTCCTCATGTATATGGGTATCAAGGCTTTAAG GCGATACTTCTTCCTGATAACTTTTAGATCCTATCTTTACTCCACATCAGCTACAGAGACTACATTCTCATCTTGGATGAACGCCAGGCCTGAACTCGGACACATTTGCAATAACCTGAAGATTGATAAATGA